The sequence cccttgatTACCCAACCCTGGGGAGAAAGACTGTGCACATcgcctatctgtgtccctcatggttttatatacctctgtatgGTCACTcctcaaggaataaagtcccaacctgtccaacctctctccataactcagtcccttgaatcccaacaacatcctcataaatctcctctgcactctttccagctcaaTTGTgtctttcctacagcagggtgaccagaactgaacacagtactccaagtgcagcctcaccaatctCTTGTACAACTGCcacataacgtcccaactcctgtactcagtgccctgaatgATGAAGGCCAGCGTGGCAAACGTCTTCTTCActgccctgtctacctgtgactccactttcagggaaccatgtccccGTACCCCAGGGTCACACTGttatacaacactccccagggtccctgtctacctgtgactccactttcagggaaccatgtccctgtacccctgggtcagaCTGTTcgacaacactccccagggtccctgtctacctgtgactccactttcagggaaccatgtccccGTACCCCAGGGTCACACTGttatacaacactccccagggtccctgtctacctgtgactccactttcagggaaccatgtccccGTACCCCAGGGTCACACTGttatacaacactccccagggtccctgtctacccgtgactccacctTCAGCGAACCATGTCTCTGTACCCCAGGGTCACACTGTTCTATCCGTGACAGGGAAGTATTGTATTCCTAAGTGCCTCTCCCCCTACATGCACAAGGACATTCTCTTCCATGGTGCTCGACACTGTAGGACTTATTCGTGGTGTGGCTTTCCTCAGACATGCTTACCTGAaattcatttgccactcctcagGCCACTTCCCTAACTGACCAGGGTCCCCTTGTAAACACGAGATTTTACAGGTGCTGGGAATCTTGAGTCTGTTGacggagctcagcaggtcaggtagcattcagggagaggaataaagatgACGTTCTGGtccaaggcccttcgtcaggacgcagGGGTGTGTATGCCGGTAATCAAATCAAGTGCACCTCAAGGCGATGTGCTCTCTGTGCAGACACGATTCTGACTAATCTACtccaataccatctacaaattggCCGACACCACCACTGTTGTCAAGCAGTGTTGAATCTGTTCACCGCAGCGACGTAGGGCACTGGTTTGAGGGGAGCTGTAAAGTCCGAAgtgaatatattatcaaagtacgtacacatCACCATGTGCTACCCTgcgattcatcttcttgcaggcattcacaaagaaatgcagtagaatcaatgaaaatctacatacAAGCATAATGGACGCACAACTCGTGCAAAAGACAGTCAAAGGACAAGAAGTAATAGTGTTGAGAACAAGAGTTGTCAGGAACTtcaaagtgagtttgtaggttatggaatcaggtGGGTGAAGTTGtccattctggttcaggagcctgatggttgagggctaataactgttcctgaacctggaggtgtgggacctgaggctcctgtacctcctccccagtagcagcagtgagagagcatgatctgcgttggaggggtccttgatgatggatgctgcctttctgtggcagcattccttgtaaatgtgcttgatcagagggaggaagggtggggtgagggagagaggatggAGGGATGAAGAGAGTGGcttgtgagggagggagagtggggtgaaggggagagtaGGGATGGTGAGGTGAAGGAGAGAGTGTgctgagggaaggagggagagtacGGTGAGAGAGGGtctgggggcagggagagagatgggTGAGGTAGGGAGGAAGGGAGTGGGGCAGGGGATGAGGgagcagagagggtggggtgagggagggagggtctGGGGTGAGTGGGATGATAAAGGAGGAAGGGAGTTGGGAtgaggaagaggggtgagtgAAGTGAGAAGGGAGCAAGTGGGGtaaaggagggtgagagagtgcggtgagggagggagggtgagaagggaaagagggtggaatgaaggtgggtgtgtggggagagagtgcggtgagggagggagggtctGGGGTGAGTGGGATAAGGGAGCAGAGAAGGTGGACGATGAGGGAGGGGggtcaatgggatgagggagagagactgaagtgagtgtgtggggtgagggagggaagaagaATGGTTTGAGGAAGacgggtgagggagggaggatgagtgggaggaaggagagagagattggtgagggggagaggtgggagagaatggAACGAagatgggagggtgggggagggagagaggggtgtgggagggagggagagggtcgggtgagagaggggtgcgggagggagtgaggaggaggggagtgtggagggagagagagtggggtgaaggagggagagagagttgggTGAGGGGTGCAGGAGGGAGTGAGAagaggaggggagtgtggagggagagagagtggggtacgagagggagagagagagttgggTGAGAGGGGTGCGGGAGGGAGTGAGAGTTGGGTGAGAGGGGTGCAGGAGGGAGTgagaggaggggagtgtggagggagggagagagagtgcggtgcgggagggagtgagaagaggaggggagtgtggagggagggagaagaagggagtgtggagggagggagagagagttgggtgcgggagggagtgagaggaggggagtgtggagggagagagtggggtgaaggaggaagagagtggggtacgagagggagagagagttgggTGAGAGGGGtgcgggagggagagagagttgggTGAGAGGGGTGCAGGAGGGAGTgagaggaggggagtgtggagggagggagagagagtgcggtgcgggagggagtgagaagaggaggggagtgtggagggagggagaagaagggagtgtggagggagggagaggtgggctgcgggagggagtgagagaaggggagtgtggagggagagagtggggtgaaggaggaagagagtggggtacgagagggagagagagttgggTGAGAGGGGtgcgggagggagagagagttgggTGAGAGGGGTGCAGGAGGGAGTgagaggaggggagtgtggagggagggagagagagtgcggtgcgggagggagtgagaagaggaggggagtgtggagggagggagaagaagggagtgtggagggagggagagagagttgggtgcgggagggagtgagagaaggggagtgtggagggagagagtggggtgaaggaggaagagagtggggtacgagagggagagagagagttgggTGAGAGGGGtgcgggagggagagagagttgggTGAGAGGGGTGCAGGAGGGAGTgagaggaggggagtgtggagggagggagagagagtgcggtgcgggagggagtgagaagaggaggggagtgtggagggagggagaagaagggagtgtggagggagggagagagagttgggtgcgggagggagtgagaggaggggagtgtggagggagagagtggggtgaaggaggaagagagtggggtacgagagggagagagagagttgggTGAGAGGGGTgcaggaggggagtgtggagggagggtgagagagtgggctgcgggagggagtgagaagaaggggagtgtggagggagggagaagaagggagtgtggagggagggagagagagttgggtgcgggagggagtgagaggaggggagtgtggagggagagagtggggtgaaggaggaagagagtggggtacgagagggagagagagagttgggTGAGAGGGGTGCAGGAGGGAgtgagaagaagaggggagagtggagggagggagagattgattaTTGATCATGTGTACATTGGAACAAGCAGTGAAATGCTCTACAGTATTCGCCTTAAAGACCTAAGGCTGTGCTGGGAAGTAGCTCCTGGGAGACCGTGTTGGAGATCTGGAGTTGCGACTTCATGACCTACAGCTAATTAGGGACAGTGAACAGGAGACAGAGAGgaactacagggagatagtcaccccgaggctgcaggagttagataagtgggtaagGGTCAGGGCGGTGAGTGAAAGAGGTCAGGTAGTAGACAACACCCCAGTGGCCATCCCCTCGGTGATCATTACCCCAGACAGCGGAGACCGCCCCCGTGGCCATCCCCCTCGGTGATCATTACCCCAGACAGCGGAGACCGCCCCCGTGGCCATCCCCCTCGGTGATCATTACCCCAGACAGCGGAGACCGCCCCCGTGGCCGTCCCCCTCGGTGATCATTACCCCAGACAGCGGAGAGCGCCCCAGTGGCCGTCCCCCTCGGTGATCATTACCCCAGACAGCGGAGACCgcccctgtggccgtccccccGGGTGATCATTACCCCAGACAGCGGAGACCGCCCCCGTGGCCGTCCCCCCGGGTGATCATTACCCCAGACAGCGGAGACCGCCCCTCTGGCCGTCCCCCCGGGTGATCATTACCCCAGACAGCGGAGACCGCCCCCGTGGCCATCCCCCTCGGTGATCATTACCCCAGACAGCGGAGAGCGCCCCAGTGGCCATCCCCCTCGGTGATCATTACCCCAGACAGCGGAGACCGCCCCCGTGGCCGTCCCCCTCGGTGATCATTACCCCAGACAGCGGAGAGCGCCCCAGTGGCCATCCCCCTCGGTGATCATTACCCCAGACAGCGGAGACCGCCCCCGTGGCCATCCCCCTCGGTGATCATTACCCCAGACAGCGGAGAGCGCCCCAGTGGCCGTCCCCCTCGGTGATCATTACCCCAGACAGCGGAGACCgcccctgtggccgtccccccGGGTGATCATTACCCCAGACAGCGGAGACAGCCCCCCGTGGCCGTCCCCTCGGGTGATCATTACCCCAGACAGCGGAGACCGCCCCCGTGGCCGTCCCCCCGGGTGATCATTACCCCAGACAGCGGAGACCGCCCCCGTGGCCATCCCCCTCGGTGATCATTACCCCAGACAGCGGAGAGCGCCCCAGTGGCCATCCCCCTCGGTGATCATTACCCCAGACAGCGGAGACCgcccctgtggccgtccccccGGGTGATCATTACCCCAGACAGCGGAGACCGCCCCCGTGGCCGTACCCCCGAGTGATCATTACCCCAGACAGCGGAGACCGCCCCCGTGGCCGTCCCCCCGGGTGATCATTACCCCAGACAGCGGAGACCGCCCCTCTGGCCGTCCCCCCGGGTGATCATTACCCCAGACAGCGGAGACCGCCCCCGTGGCCGTCCCCCTCGGTGATCATTACCCCAGACAGCGGAGACAGCCCCCCGTGGCCGTCCCCCTCGGTGATCATTACCCCAGACAGCGGAGACCGCCCCAGTGGCCATCCCCCTCGGTGATCATTACCCCAGACAGCGGAGACCgcccctgtggccgtccccccGGCTGATCATTACCCCAGACAGCGGAGACCgcccctgtggccgtccccctcGGTGATCATTACCCCAGACAGCGGAGACCGCCACTGTGGCCGTCCCCCCGGGTGATCATTACCCCAGACAGCGGAGACCgcccctgtggccgtccccctcGGTGATCATTACCCCAGACAGCGGAGACCGCCCCCGTGGCCGTCCGCCCCGGGTGATCATTACCCCAGACAGCGGAGACCGCCCCTCTGGCCGTCCCCCCGGGTGATCATTACCCCAGACAGCGGAGACCGCCCCCGTGGCCGTCCGCCCCGGGTGATCATCATCCCAGACAGCGGAGACCGCCCTCGTGGCCGTCCGCCTCAGTAGTCATTACCCCAGACAGCGGAGACCGCCCCTCTGGCCGTCCCCCTCGGTGATCATTACCCCAGACAGCGGAGACCGccccctgtggccgtccccctcGGTGATCATTACCCCAGACAGCGGAGACCGCCCCTGTGGCCGTCCCCTCGGGTGATCATTACCCCAGACAGCGGAGACCGCCCCCGTGGCCGTCCTCCCGGGTGATCATTACCCCAGACAGCGGAGACCgcccctgtggccgtccccctcGGTGATCATTACCCCAGACAGCGGAGACCGCCCCTCTGGCCGTCTCCCTCGGTGATCATTATCCCAGACAGCGGAGACCgcccctgtggccgtccccctcggtgatcattaccccagacagcggagaccgcccctgtggccgtccccccCGGGTGATCATTACCCCAGACAGCGGAGACCgcccctgtggccgtccccctcGGTAGTCATCATCCCAGACAGCGGAGGCCGTCCCCCTCGGTGATCATTACCCCAGACAGCGGAGACCgcccctgtggccgtccccccCGGGTGATCATTACCCCAGACAGCGGAGACCgcccctgtggccgtccccctcGGTGATCATTACCCCAGACAGCGGAGACCGCCCCTCTGGCCGTCTCCCTCGGTGATCATTACCCCAGACAGCGGAGACCGCCCCCTGTGGCCGTCGCCCTCGGTGATCATTACTCCAGACAGCGGAGACCgcccctgtggccgtccccctcGGTGATCATTACCCCAGACAGCGGAGACCGCCCCCGTGGCCATCCCCCTCGGTGATCATTACCCCAGACAGCGGAGAGCGCCCCAGTGGCCATCCCCCTCGGTGATCATTACCCCAGACAGCGGAAACCGCCCCTGTGGCAGTCCCCCCGGGTGATCAGTGATCATTACCCCAGGACcgcccctgtggctgtccccccgGGTGATCATTACCCCAGACAGCGGAGACCGCCCCCGTGGCTGTCCCCCCGGGTGATCATTACCCCAGACAGCGGAGACCgcccctgtggccgtccccctcGGTGATCATTACCCCAGACAGCGGAGACCGCCCCCCGTGGCCGCCCGCCTCGGTGATCATTATCCCAGACAGCGGAGACCgcccctgtggccgtccccctcggtgatcattaccccagacagcggagaccgcccctgtggccgtccccccCGGGTGATCATTACCCCAGACAGCGGAGACCgcccctgtggccgtccccctcGGTAGTCATCATCCCAGACAGCGGAGGCCGTCCCCCTCGGTGATCATTACCCCAGACAGCGGAGACCgcccctgtggccgtccccccCCGGGTGATCATTACCCCAGACAGCGGAGACCgcccctgtggccgtccccctcGGTGATCATTACCCCAGACAGCGGAGACCGCCCCTCTGGCCGTCTCCCTCGGTGATCATTACCCCAGACAGCGGAGACCGCCCCCTGTGGCCGTCGCCCTCGGTGATCATTACTCCAGACAGCGGAGACCgcccctgtggccgtccccctcGGTGATCATTACCCCAGACAGCGGAGACCGCCCCCGTGGCCATCCCCCTCGGTGATCATTACCCCAGACAGCGGAGAGCGCcccagtggccattcccctcgGTGATCATTACCCCAGACAGCGGAAACCGCCCCTGTGGCAGTCCCCCCGGGTGATCATTACCCCAGACAGCGGAGACCGCCCCCGTGGCCGTACCCCCGAGTGATCATTACCCCAGACAGTGGAGACCGCCCCCGTGGCCGTCCCCCCGGGTGATCATTACCCCAGACAGCGGAGACcgcccctgtggctgtccccccgggtgatcattaccccagacagcggagaccgcccctgtggctgtccccccgGGTGATCATTACCCCAGACAGCGGAGACTGCCCCCGTGGCCGTCCCCCTCGGTGATCATTACCCCAGACAGCGGAGACCGCCCCCCGTGGCCGTCCCCCTCGGTGATCATTACCCCAGACAGCGGAGACCGCCCCAGTGGCCGTCCCCCTCAGTGATCATTACCCCAGACAGCGGAGACCGACCCCGTGGCCGTCCCCCTCGGTGATCATTACCCCAGACAGCGGAGACCGccccctgtggccgtccccctcGGTGATCATTACCCCAGACAGCGGAGACCGCCCCAGTGGCCGTCCCCCTCGGTGATCATTACCCCAGACAGCGGAGACCGCCCCCGTGGCCGTCCCCCTCGGTGATCATTACCCCAGACAGCGGAGACCGCCCCCGTGGCCGTCCCCCTCGGTGATCATTACCCCAGACAGCGGAGACCGCCCCGGTGGCCGTCCCCCTCGGTGATCATTACCCCAGACAGCGGAGACCGCCCCCGTGGCCGTCCCCCTCGGTGATCATTACCCCAGACAGCGGAGACCGCCCCGGTGGCCGTCCCCCTCGGTGATCATTACCCCAGACAGCGGAGACCGCCCCCGTGGCCGTCCCCCCAGGTGATCATTACCCCAGACAGCGGAGACCGCCCCCGTGGCCGTCCCCCCGGGTGATCATTACCCCAGACAGCGGAGACTGCCCCCGGGTGATCATTACCCCAGACAGCGGAGACCGCCCCCGTGGCCGTCCTCCCGGGTGATCATTATCTCATTCTAGATTTTGTTGAggagggtgacctgacagaggacgcccacagcgatcgggtctctggcactgagcctggttccgtggtgcagaagggagagatgAAGATGACGAATACGGTAGtcacaggggattccatagtgagggaaacagacaggaggGTCGGTcagcctgatagaggtgtgttgcctcccaggtgccagggtacgggatatctcagatcgggtgcagagtattctgaagggaggccAGAGGTCTTGCTACATGTTGGTACTAATGAtttaggtagaaaaagggaagaggtcctgaagagggaattcagggagtttggtaggaagctgaaaggcaggacctctagggtagtaatctcaggattgctgcctgtgccacatgctagcgagtgcaagaatagATCAGGCATAAGACTGGTGTAGCGGGGAGGGATTCAGattcatagaaacagaaaacctacagcacaatacaggcccttcagcccactttacaacctacacaaaaaggacaggttacacctgaacccaaaggggtccaatatcctagcaggcagatttaatagagctgttagggagggtttaaactaatttggcaggggggtgggaaccagagtgatgggctgaggaagggggaaacagaaataaatcaaaggtagCATGCCACAgaaattatagaaagaacaggcaggagatgaagcttaatcacagccagtggcaggagttacagggcaatagagacatggtgcagttaaaacagaaagtaacaaatactggactgagagtgttgtactTGAATGCACGaggcataaggaataaaatggatgaccttgaaattcagctacagattggcaaatatgatgtgaccatctctgaaacttggctaaaggatggctgccattgggagctgaatgtccaagggtaTACAGTATagtatatcagaaagataggttagtaggcagagggggtggtgtggctctgtgtataagaaattaTATTTAATCATTGGAAAGAAATGACATGGGATTGGAGGGTCTAGAGTCTCTACGGGTTGAGTTAAGAAGTGGCGAGATTAAAAGGACCCGagtggcagttgtatacaggcttccaaacagcagccaggatgtagaTTACAAGTTGCAGCAGGAGATCGAAAAAGCATGTCAGAAAggaaatgtcatgataatcgttggggattttaatatgaaagtggattgggaaaaccaggccagtgcTGGACTTCaatagagagaatttgtagaatgtgtaaaggatggctttttagagcagcctgttATTGAGCCCACCAggagatcggctgtgctggattgggtgttgtgcaatgatctggaggtgataagacagTTTAGGGTTAAGGAACCcctggggaacagtgatcacaatatgatcgagttcacattgaaatttgagaggggaaaaataaaatccaatgtgtcggtatttcagtggaataaaggagatTACAATGGTgtgagaggggaactggtcaaagttgactggaaagggacagttGCGGGAAAGAcagaagagcagcaatggctggagtttctgtgacaaatgagggaagtgcaagacagatatattccagataagaagaaattttcgaatggaagaaagacactatcgtggctgacaagtgaagtcagagccaaagttaaagcaagagCCAGAGCTTGtgagaagagagaggattgggaaggttttaaaaacttgcagaggaaactaagaaggtcattaggaaggaaaagataaactatgagaggaaggtggtgactaatatcaaagaagatactaaaagcttttttaagtatataaagggtaaaggaGTTGAAgataggagatggcagaggaacagaatgcatattttgcatcagtcttcacagtggaagacgtctgcaatatactggacattcaagtgTGTCAGGGAAGTAAAGTTTGTCCAGTGAAAATTATgtctgagaaggtgctcaggaagcttaatggtctgaaggtggataaatctcctggacctaatggaatgcaccctcgggttctgaaggaagtagctggagagattgtgaaggtattaatgatgatctttcaaggatcgatagattctggcattgtactgaatGATTGTAAAATTGCTAATGTTACTcccctatttaagaagggtgggaggcagcagaaaggaaactatagacctgttagcctgacatcagtggttgggaaattgttggaatcgattgttagggatgagattacagagtacctggaggcacatgacaagataggccaaagccagcatggtttcctgaaaggaaaatcctttctgactaacctactgtgattctttgaagaaattacaagcagggtagacaaaggagatgcagtagacatggtgtacttggattttcagaaggtctttggcaaggtgtctcacatgaggctgcttagaaagataagagcccatggaattacaggggagttactagcatgagtggagcattggctggtcagcagaaaacagagagtgggaataaagggatcctattctggctggcttccggttaccagtggagttccacaggggtcggtgttgggactgctgctttttatgatgtgtatcaatgatttgggctacggtattaatggatttgtggctaaatttgccaatgatacaaagatatgtggaggagtgggtagtgttgaggaaacagactaAGATAttttaggggaataggcaaagaagtggcaaatgaaatacaatgctggaaagtgtatggtcatgcactttggtggaagaaataaacaggcagactattatttagatggggagagaattcaaaatgcagagatgcaaagagacttgggtgttcttgtgcaggataccctaaaggttaacctccaggttgagtcggttgtgaagaaggcgaatgcaatgttggcattcatttccaggggtatagaatataagagttgggatgtgatgttgaggctctataaggcacttgtgaggccacacttcgagtattgtgtgtagtttcgggctccttattttagaaagggtatactgacattggagattgttcagagaagattcacgagaatgattcaggaatgaaagggttactgtatgaggaacgtctggcagctcttcggctgtattccctagagttcaggagaatgaggggtgatctcatagaaacattcctaatgttaaaaggcctgaacagattaggtatggcaaagttatttcccatggtagaggattctaggacaagaggatacCACTTCAGAATttaaggacgtccttttagaactgagatgcggagaaattactttagtcaaagggtggttgttgccatgagcagctgtggaagtcattggtgcatttaaggcagagatagataggttcctgattagccagggcatcaaagggtgtggggtgaaagcaggggagtggggatgattggaagaattggatcagtccatgattgaaggatggagcagactcaatgggccaaatggcctacttctgctcctaaatcttatggtctatgaGTAGCCTGCAGGCGTCGCCACACATGCTGGGGCCAACATTCTGTCACAATGTTTGACGGACACAAGAAGTGCCTTTCATCCCACTCACAGACAGACAAGCCTCCAATAACAGAGGACCAGACAGCTGCCTTTGCACCTCCGGACAGACTGACTTCGGTCTTTGATGCTGTGGCATTGACCCCAGCTCTCGGTGTTCATGGAACTTCACCAACGTTAGGTTTctctgctttattaggtacccctgctcattaatgctaatcaacaatcgtgtggcagcagctTAATGCagacagtggccacacattttaattccacatcccattcccattctgacatgtctatccacggcctcctctactgtaaagatgaagccacactcaggttggaggaacaacaccttatattccatctgggtagcctccaacctgatggcatgaacatcgacttatctaacttccgctaatgccccacctcttctttgtaccccatcccttatttatttatttatctctctctctccctctcaccataactccttacctgctctccatcttcctctgggcttccctccccctttttttctccccaggcctcccgccccatgatcctttcccttctccagcctcgtatcccttttgccaatcaaccttccagctcttggctccatccctccccctcctgtcttctcctatcattttgggtctccccctccccctcccaccttcaaatctctttctatctcttctttcagttagtcctgacgaagggtctcagcccgaaatattgactgtacctcttcctagagatgctgcccggcctgctgcgttcaccagcatttcttaTGTTTGttgatggtcaagaggttcagctgttcagaccaaacatcagaatggggaagaaatgtgatctaagtgactctgacagtggaatgattgttggtgccaaacagtatctcagaaactgctcatctcctgggattttcacgtgcTAGAGCAGGGTTTCCAGCCTCGGGTGCACAGACTCCTTgctgaatggtattggtccatggcatgaaaatggCAGGGAATCCCTGTTCTGGATCTCACAgtcaatggtgcaaaaaacacaaAACCAGTTTGATGGGCAAAAACACATgtttagtgagagaggtcagaggagactggttcaagctcccaggagggtgacagtaattAGTAACCACGAGTTACAAaggtggtgttcagaagagcatctctgattgcAAAAACACGCCAAACCTTGAAGaggtgagctacagcagcagaacagcACGAATAtttgccactttattgggtattaAGTGGCAACTGAGAGTATTTTGTTAATCCTTTCCTGCAACTTACATATACTTTTTGTTGCAACATATTGCTACAGTGAAActaaaagctaattttcatggtatTTTCACACTGGGTACACACTAAAAGCTGATTTTCGTGGTATTTACACATGAgtttctgcagatattggaaatccagagcaacacacacaaaatgctggaaatgcaggtttattaccactggcatgtgtcatgaaatttgttaacttagcaacagcagtttaatgcaatacataatatagaagggaaaaaattaaaaagtaaatcaattaccatCTATGTATA is a genomic window of Mobula hypostoma chromosome 28, sMobHyp1.1, whole genome shotgun sequence containing:
- the LOC134338992 gene encoding basic proline-rich protein-like, which gives rise to MTFWSKALRQDAGVCMPTAESAPVAVPLGDHYPRQRRPPLWPSPRVIITPDSGDSPPWPSPRVIITPDSGDRPRGRPPGQRRPPPWPSAPGDHYPRQRRPPLWPSPRVIITPDSGDRPRGRPPRVIIIPDSGDRPRGRPPQQRRPPPVAVPLGDHYPRQRRPPLWPSPRTAETAPLAVSLGDHYPRQRRPPPVAVALGDHYSRQRRPPLWPSPSTAETAPVAVPLGDHYPRQRRPPPVAARLGDHYPRQRRPPLWPSPSTAETAPLAVSLGDHYPRQRRPPPVAVALGDHYSRQRRPPLWPSPSTAETDPVAVPLGDHYPRQRRPPPVAVPLGDHYPRQRRPPQWPSPSVIITPDSGDRPRGRPPR